In Nitrospirota bacterium, a single genomic region encodes these proteins:
- a CDS encoding (2Fe-2S) ferredoxin domain-containing protein has protein sequence MPGFKRHIFVCTNQRSPDDPRGSCSKLGSEALHAHFKQEAKRLDLKDVVRANKAGCLDRCAEGPSVVIYPEGVWYQVKTNADVTEIMEHHVVKGEVVTRLVMPDHPIPTILPPLTL, from the coding sequence ATGCCCGGATTCAAGAGACATATTTTCGTCTGCACCAACCAGCGTTCACCGGACGATCCCCGTGGGAGCTGCTCCAAACTGGGGTCCGAAGCCCTCCATGCCCACTTCAAGCAAGAAGCGAAACGTCTGGACCTGAAAGACGTCGTCCGCGCCAATAAAGCGGGGTGCCTGGATCGTTGTGCAGAAGGGCCGAGCGTGGTGATCTATCCTGAAGGCGTGTGGTATCAAGTCAAGACCAATGCCGACGTGACAGAAATCATGGAGCACCACGTCGTCAAGGGCGAAGTCGTGACCCGTCTCGTCATGCCCGACCACCCAATTCCCACGATACTCCCTCCGCTCACATTGTAG